The following coding sequences are from one Rutidosis leptorrhynchoides isolate AG116_Rl617_1_P2 chromosome 11, CSIRO_AGI_Rlap_v1, whole genome shotgun sequence window:
- the LOC139875938 gene encoding F-box/LRR-repeat protein At3g59190-like encodes MNLRSGNVVSKRPKHSSSAAAHNNVIKQEEKKNFFNKLPDDLITKIISLISDARDAKRTCILSKRWNYICASILYFVMPFLRYNKKMNEFFYYSNKSVSSSKKQVKKFHDSVDKVLALRHGMPIQKFFLCLSIDYDSNCVLNLLRTVNHFPVQQLELRLAAYYEFMFYWNILEKFNTLIELTLNGKFLLDVRECDSVLFPSLKKLNLIYVVYASEHTLMNLISQCPVLEELSVKKHFYWNINYLKNNYLKNNDLENNDLENNYLETFKVSSVSLKRLSLSLIDYNSAVMVHEVFVDAPNLEYIYILDEVTSKYHMKEPLSLVEAHVDVYRRNLELFTSLSSVKILTLTCQTISVEYMLILRMIYAFNTIDGLTWATPLFLNLVKLLIGINGTSDWEFLLVLLNHMPNLERITFTDGLVHVDQIRNQNCNPPVETPPPSCFLSKLKEITILNMVDLLWEEFAFTKYLLNNATKLEIFKLNAPKINPWQRADILSFSRGSKFCRVEFF; translated from the exons ATGAATCTGCGATCAGGAAATGTTGTGTCCAAAAGGCCAAAACATTCATCTTCTGCTGCTGCTCATAACAATGTGATCaaacaagaagaaaaaaaaaatttcttcaacAAATTACCTGATGATCTCATTACAAAAATCATATCCTTGATTTCGGATGCACGTGATGCCAAACGCACGTGCATTTTATCGAAGAGGTGGAATTACATATGCGCATCGATTCTCTATTTTGTTATGCCCTTTCTTCGGTATAACAAAAAAATGAATGAGTTTTTTTATTATTCTAACAAGTCTGTTTCTTCGTCAAAGAAACAAGTAAAAAAGTTTCATGATTCAGTAGATAAGGTTTTAGCTCTTCGTCACGGTATGCCAATTCAAAAGTTTTTTCTTTGTTTATCAATTGACTATGATTCCAATTgtgtgcttaatttacttcgtacCGTCAATCATTTTCCAGTTCAACAATTAGAGCTTAGGTTAGCAGCTTATTATGAATTTATGTTTTATTGGAATATATTGGAGAAGTTTAATACCCTCATCGAGTTAACATTAAATGGAAAATTCCTGTTGGATGTGCGTGAATGTGACAGCGTTCTGTTTCCGTCTTTGAAAAAACTCAATCTGATATATGTTGTTTACGCTAGTGAACATACTCTCATGAACTTGATTTCTCAATGTCCTGTATTAGAAGAATTATCTGTGAAGAAACACTTCTATTGGAATATTAATTATCTGAAAAATAATTATCTGAAAAATAATGATCTGGAAAATAATGATCTGGAAAATAATTACCTTGAGACGTTTAAGGTCTCTTCGGTGTCTTTAAAGAGATTAAGTTTATCCTTAATCGATTACAACTCTGCGGTCATGGTTCATGAGGTTTTCGTCGATGCTCCTAACCTTGAATACATTTACATTTTGGATGAAGTGACAAGCAAATACCATATGAAGGAGCCGTTGTCTCTAGTAGAAGCTCACGTTGATGTTTATAGACGCAATTTGGAACTCTTCACAAGCCTATCGTCCGTCAAGATATTAACATTGACTTGTCAAACTATATCCGTAG AGTATATGCTAATACTCCGTATGATATAT GCTTTTAACACAATCGACGGTTTAACTTGGGCCACACCCTTGTTCCTAAACTTGGTCAAGCTTTTAATTGGTATCAATGGTACTTCTGATTGGGAGTTCTTGTTGGTCCTCTTAAACCATATGCCTAATCTGGAGCGTATTACCTTTACCGAT GGGCTTGTACATGTAGATCAGATTCGCAATCAGAATTGTAACCCACCAGTAGAGACACCTCCACCGTCTTGTTTTCTTTCAAAGTTGAAAGAAATCACAATACTTAATATGGTTGATCTTCTATGGGAAGAGTTTGCATTTACAAAGTATCTTCTTAATAATGCGACTAAGTTGGAGATATTCAAATTAAATGCTCCAAAGATCAATCCTTGGCAACGTGCAGATATATTGAGTTTCTCTCGTGGCTCCAAATTTTGTCGGGTTGAATTTTTTTGA